Genomic window (Cololabis saira isolate AMF1-May2022 chromosome 10, fColSai1.1, whole genome shotgun sequence):
AAAAACATGAGAAGATTATTTTGCTAAATCTGTAAAAAACGATTACAATTCAAAACGGTATGAATTGCATGATAAGATTTATATGTCTTTTCTTCTCCACTGCTTGTTTCacacttcttttctctttttctttttgagtgGAATAGGAAAGTGTTGTATAGTGTAATTTCCTGATTTATAATGGTGGTACTTGTGGTTGGTATTCACATATTTGCTAAACTAAATTTATTTGAAAATACATTTCCCAAATTCCCAAATTCCACAATTTACAAATTAGTTTACTAATTAAAAAGCTAAACTAACGGACTGGTTAAAATCTGAGGTCCTCCTCAGTCATGTTACCATATGACTGATGTTGGGAATGtttgcattttttcctttttcttttttttttgtctaggtGTGTTGCTGTTTTATGACTTACCATTTTTCAATCATCACTGAGCCAGGCTAAGTTACTGAGTCTTACATTAGGCTTACAAGTTAACTGAAAATGTCCTTTTATTCATTGATTAAGTGCACATCTGACTTAGGTTGATTGACCACCAAACTAGCTAGGGAGTTCAATGTTCAAACTCTGGCTGGGGCCTTTCTGtagggagtttgcatgttctgggTTGTGTGGGTTTAATCTGGGTTTGCCAAGTACATTTAATAACCCACAATATTTGTTTACTGAGACTTTTTGTGTTTCAAGTTTACATCAGTTGCATTTAATGTAcaattcttttgtttgtttttagaatGTGCCTGGAAAAATTGCAAGAATGAGATAAAAATGCTCAgcctctttcttccttcctccaccAAAAACACACCTCTGCATCCCATCCCTTCTGTCAGTTGTCATAATCGGGGAAATGTCACAACAATATTAACTCTCATTTAACATCCTGCAACATCCTGTATTTGTTTGGCTGTTGCTTTcttaaaaaatactttttcaaGCCACAGCAGTTTTTGATGCATTTTCAGCCACCGAACTCGTCCTCTATGGTGATGCAGCTTACTGGTGTTACATCTGACAACTAGCGGCAGCTCCACCGTTCTGCCTCCACCTGCTTGCCTTCAACTTGTGCTCTGTATGCATGAGATGAATTCATGTAACTACCACAGAAACAAGAAAATGCTTATGTTTTTACAGTGCCCCAGCATTCATAGATAACCGAATGTTTCCCATAGTATCTTTGGAAcactttatttactttattattcatAATTGATATGtaaaaacaatttcagcaaACAAATGGAATAAAGGCCTCTTTAAATCATCACCTAACACTTAAGTTCTGGTATATcagataaaaaacacaaagtttcCGGAACAGAAATGTTGCAGGACCTGTATAAAGAGCAACTCCTAGGATTAAATGTGTCCTTAATGCTTCATTCTTTTATTTAGTACTCTCCATTTTCAGTCAGCGAAAAAACCAGGTCTGAGCTGGGCCTTAAATTAATCTCCTGGAAcaacaaactaaataaataaattacaaaagaaAGCGTTGACACATTATTTAATACTCAGTTTATTTTAAGGTTTGCACAGCATTCGTGCCTTGCTGCTGGTCATATCAATCACTGTATCGATCAATAAAAAGCAATCAGAATGGATACTGCAGCACATGTCAAAGTCCTGCTACTTCCATATATTAAGTAGGTAGTAGGGGCCaaaatattacaatataatCGTTTATGTTTCTCTTTCTTGTCTTAGggaaatatgttgtttttattcctgCTTTAGTCACTTTAACTGTGTTTTATGTTCAAAACAGTTTACTTTCTCTGCCTTAGTTTctaacttcctgttttattttgctttatgtttagttttatttcttgtttttaaatcacatcAAGTTTCAACTGGTGAGATCTAAAcacttgttatttgtttattaatttcatATTTGACTATttatacccagtactcgagttgtaaaaaaatacgggggggggtgggggattTTATCATaatgggacagataatttgtgctgattacaaataatataatatattacaaataatagcactgaccaaaacacctgcagaaatactgcaggaatgacatagcagcagttaaatgcagccttctgtaagctttaaatatccactgggcttacatcaagtacatcaaaacacaaaaataaaaaacagttttctgaacttatcaatatgcctctgtcattcacaggataagtaaaatgattcactgcaaaaactcaatatattaacaagaatatttgtcttatttctagttaaaatgtctcattttattaaaaaaaatctcattacatttaaaacaagactcatcactggaaaaaacaacaattttcacctgtttcaagtagatttttacttgaaataagtagaaaaatctgccaagatttttttgcttgtaataagaagataaatattgtcccacttatttcaagtgaaaatttacttgaaacaggtgaaaattgtcaaataagttattttcctggtgttatttttctggtgatgactctaaatgttgaaatagcaataataccatattcattgatgaaatgacataagggaaggaaaggggagatgattttgaccgtttttatttctgggGGGGATGCcaacccccctcatcccccctcaactcgagtactgtttatACCTGCCTGAAGACTGTTAGATCCACTTTTGAGCCCTCCGCCAGTGCCACCTATTGCACACCTATTGCATAGCAGGTTATTGTAAATAAACTGCTATGTTGCTTTCCGAAATCATTTACCAATTCTGTCAGTGATCATAATTCTGATAAAGTCAAGCCCGAAGATGCATTAAAACATTATCGGAATATCACATTTTTATCAAATTGAAAGTGCTTGATCAATAATTTAACCATTACGCCACTCTATGaggcaataccacttctgaccagatGGTGGCGTATAGATCTTCTGTGTTGACAAAAGAGCCAGTGGTGATACTGCACTAATCCTGCACTAATGATCTAGCGGCTCTGGCCTGTcttaataataacataataccACTTTTCCCCACTATAGTTGAACTTTGCTGTGTCTTATGCCGCTTACTGTATGTAGTCAAATGTGGTATTGTTACAGCTTTTAAAAGTCAATCAATGTATTTTGATTTTAGATGCCAATTTTATTCACAGTACAATGTACATTCTTTTATTCTAGCAATGGATTTTGAATAACTGGTGTTGCAGTTTTTTGACCTATAGCAAAATTAAACTATTTTGACCATTCATTGACAACTAGTCATGTAAAATCTCAGATGAGGGAatacaaaaattaaataaaccacTGTGGTATCCGACTATGGCTGCACATTTCTTTTCATAAGATATcacaaatacaaagttttggaaacaatcaatttcattttaaaaacatgttgTATTTTCAAAGTCTGTTATTTTATCCATTCTCCCAAATTCTGGTCTTAAAAGTAAATATTAAtgtgagaaataaaataagtgcTTAATAGATCAAGATACAGGAATATGAAAAGTTGTTCAAAATAGAAAAACCTGTTCCAAAATGAAATAAGTTAATAACTTACCAACTTAATAATTTAccaatttaaaggagcatgaggcaggattgaggcaggatttatgaaaaaaatgcgtaaaCGTTTtaggttttctagtaataatgtcagatgaagcgttccaaaccaaaaagaatgagccctctagcatatctctccgttgccttgaacaggctatgtgctgcaaaatgtgctgcaattccggaccggaatttcccgcactgtcctgcggatgtgacaaatgacgctgcatgcgcattCTCGGTggcgcacgagtaaacattggatacgcgtttgagtcatggaggcagcttctacttgaattgggactgaaaacagatgctgacatggctcatttcctactgaccaggtaagataacattgtaagtcataagGCACTGATCagggaaataaaaaacaacaacaacaattttaatttaatctcAACATAACATTTGTTCAGACAAAGACATGTTGTAATTACACACAGAACATATTTGATGTGTTGAAAAATGACTCCTTTACAGCCGTGATGTTGGTAATAACTACACTCTAATACAGCAGCTTGTGCGGAGCTGGAAATACCTGTTCCTTTcggtgctttaaataaatagtTCCCATAACTTCCTCCTGCTGATGTCACATGTCGGACTTTCTCTGTTTAATTCATTTCCAGGTTTGATAACAGCTCACAAAAGCTGGATATTTTGACTGTGAGAACTTTGAAAAGAAGGATATCAAATACATTACACTGTTGGAATGTGTGGCACTTGGTAAACATAGACTGCTGTGTAaagttaacacacacacacacacacacacacacacacacacacacacacacacacacacacacacacacacacacacacacacacacacacacacacacacacacacacacacacacacacacacaaggattGCATTAAGACTTGTCACTGATTAAGTActcattttatttgcagcagatggtatacatacatgtacaacgcattttttttttcacatactGGGATTATAAAAATACACATAATACACataatacacatacacatacacatacagtgTTCTTACAACTGAGCAGATATCTGTTCCTTTTCTATTTACAGTAGGTTTTCAAGCTGGGGCTCATTGACCTATAAAACCAGGAAACCACCTTGTTTACTGAATAGGTGAAGCTGAGATGAAACTCTTTTGAAGGAGCTGGTCTTCTTTATGCATCTAGTTCTGCTGCATTCTGGTGAGCTTTTTGTGCTTTAGACCTGcaatgaaaattgattgaattAATTCTCTGAGGTTAATTCTGTTACTTTTTGCTCACAAAAGCAGTGCACTTGTTAGTCATTTTGTTCATTGAAAACCCCACCTTATACTGTTGACGCGGTCCATCACCCATCTCAAAGCGGGATTAGTGCAGGCTTTACCCCTGGTTGTGTGGAAACTGAAAATGcaaaacataaagaaaaaacaacagatgGATCAATATTTATATCAAAAGAGTTTATTATTACAGTAATAGTTTGAGatggatggtttttttttttttatacttacaTGATGGCATTGATGTTACACATCTCTGAAATGTCCTGCACTGAGTATCCTTCGATAATTGACAATCGTAATTTGCCCTTCATGTAGCCTCGGCAGCATCCCTGATAACCTGTGAGAAAAAGACAGGAGAAATACTGAATAAATAAGAGTAATAAAAGAAAGGCACAGCCAGATAAAAAAGCTTTGTTATTAAATATCAGAACTAGTAAATgggaataaaaatgaaaggaatCTGGAGACACAGGTTATGAAAGCAAATCCCCACCCGAGATTGTGCTCGTGCCCAGCGCACACACAGTCAGGAGAGTGATCGCTATCGcagtgactttgattgacagcatgTCTGGGTCCGCGCCGGCAGCAGCGACTCTGTTGTCTCCTCAGGTAGAGTCAGAACTGACAGGCTCTGCTGACGAACTGCTGATCACATCAGCCTCTTTTATGCCTCAGAGGGCTTTGGAAAAGCAGAGCCCTGCCCAGAGCAGAGAAGTATTGcaacaactaaaaaaaaaaaaaaaaaaaaccaccgaAAGTTTCCCCCAAAGATGAACGTTTGAGATTACATTTACATACACGCTCATACAGTAAAGCACCGACGTTCTGATCTTCTGATTGTTTGTATGCAGATGAAATCAGAATGAAAAAGTAAATAAGTGTCGGTTTCAAAT
Coding sequences:
- the ccl20a.3 gene encoding C-C motif chemokine 20a.3, which gives rise to MLSIKVTAIAITLLTVCALGTSTISGYQGCCRGYMKGKLRLSIIEGYSVQDISEMCNINAIIFHTTRGKACTNPALRWVMDRVNSIRSKAQKAHQNAAELDA